TGCCAACATACCGAACAACTTTGAAAGATGGATGCATGAGAAATGGACGATAGATCATACGATGTGAAAGAAAACGATTCTGATTATTAATCAATAATAATCAGCTAGCCTGCGGTAAGTATGCATCGATCCGACCATACTCGTAAATGGATCGGACCAATCGATCAAAATCAATCGGATTCCATAAGCTAGCtcgtaggcggcggcggggcgggtgcAGCCGTGCAGTTGTTGGCGCCGCAGCCGCAGGTGCGCGGGGTGAAGGCGCAGGTCCCGAACGGCTTGCCGGGGAGGTTGCAGTTGATGCCGTAGCAGCACTGCGTGTCCACGCACGACGAGCCGTTGTTCCCCGCCGGGCAGCACCGGCACCCCATGCACAGCTGGAACGGCTCGAACGCCTCCGACGCCTCCAACGCCGCCGACCGGTACACCACGGTCTGCACCGGCGCGTACCCCTCCGATGATGCCATCCTCGCTCCGCCCGTGCTAGCAAGCCCGGCCATGCCTCCGTCATGGGcggcatggaggaggaggaggaggagcgcgacccCGGCAAGAGGGGCGGACGCAGCCATCGCCTTTGGCGGCTTGGAAGTTTTCCTTGGGGAATGAGGTGGGTTTGGCGAGATGGCAACGCCATCCCAGGTACTAGAACAATATATATGGGTCAATAGCTCGTGTGCGACGTTTTTATGTGAATTGGAAAGAGTACGTCGTTGTTGGAATAAATGGCTGTGATGCGACACATTTGAGCGTGTAAATAGCCCAGGACCACATGAGATTTTAAATGTGGTTAAATTGGTCGTCAACCAAGCCCGtctgtgaaagtgcgttatatcgactagaggggggtgaatagacgatttttatgaattcttcactgagagtttgcgggtgaggaaattccttagtgaagaactatttgcagtggaataagtacttaaaagtaaacataacagaacacaaacatggtcatcatgatgaaatgaagacaagcacagagtacagaaagcgtaatcacatgataacacagaatgaagacaaacagactgaagaaattgaactgaggaaattaagaaagccttcagccaaagtcttcaaacacagatatgaacaagtgcacaacacagttatgagaaATGAAAGGAttaaggaaatagaacc
This window of the Triticum aestivum cultivar Chinese Spring chromosome 5D, IWGSC CS RefSeq v2.1, whole genome shotgun sequence genome carries:
- the LOC123124593 gene encoding uncharacterized protein; amino-acid sequence: MAASAPLAGVALLLLLLHAAHDGGMAGLASTGGARMASSEGYAPVQTVVYRSAALEASEAFEPFQLCMGCRCCPAGNNGSSCVDTQCCYGINCNLPGKPFGTCAFTPRTCGCGANNCTAAPAPPPPTS